The window CCGGAGCCCGACGAGACCCGACCGGCCGGGCCACCACCCCGGCCACCGACGGCCCGGTCAGGGCCTCGACGGTGAACCCGCCGTCGGTCAGGTGGCCGGCCAGCGCGTCGGGGACCGTTGCCGGTCCCCGGCCCGGGGTGCCGTAACCGTAGAAGAGGAACAGGGCACCACCGGGCGCGAGCAGGGCCCGGATCAGCTCCAGCTCGCGGGCCGGGGTGCGGACCCAGAACAGGTTGACGTTCATGGCGAAGACCTTGTCGTACCCGCCCGGGCCCTCGGGCAGGTCGGTGGGGCGCAGCGACTCCAGGTCGGCGGTGCGCAGGACCGCCCGGCCGGCGGCGACGTGGCCGGCGTTGCGGGCGGCGGCCCGGCGGATGGCGGTGGGGGACCGGTCGATGGCGGTGATGCGGCCGCCGGCCAGCTGCTCGCAGACGAGCGAGACCGCCACCCCGGGGCCGCAGCCGATCTCCAGGAGACGGTCGCCGGGATCCGGGGCCATGACGCGCACGGCCCAGCGGATGCGCTCCGGGGACCGAACGGCCGGTCGCGGCATAGCTCCGCTCCTCAGGCGTCGGCCAGCAGGCGGGCCCGCTGCTCCTCCACGTCGAAGTCGGCGGCCGGCCAGCTCAGCTTCATGTCCTCGAGCTGCTCGACCAGCAGCTTGGCGACCGCCCAGTCGCGGTACCACTTGCGGTCGGCCGGGACCCGGTACCAGGGGGCGACGTCGGTGCTGCAGCGCTCCAGGGCGGCCGCGTACGCCTCCTGGTAGTCGGCCCAGAAGGCCCGCTCGTCGATGTCGCGCGGGTTGAACTTCCAGTGCTTGGTCGGCTCGTCCAACCGGGCCAGCAGCCGCTGACGCTGCTCCTCCTTGGAGATGTGGAGGAACACCTTGACCACGCGGATGTCGTCGGAGACCAGGCGGGCCTCGAAGCGGTTGATGGCGGCGTAGCGCCGGCTCCAGGCCGACCGCGGGACCAGGTTGTGGACGCGGACGACCAGCACGTCCTCGTAGTGCGAACGGTCGAACACTCCCAGCTTGCCCGGCCCGGGCACCCGCCTCCGGATCCGCCACAGGAAGTCGTGGGCCAGCTCCTCCCTGGTCGGCGCCCTGAACGACACGACGGTGCACCCCTGCGGGTCGACCTGGCCGATGACGTGCCGGATGGTCCCGCCCTTGCCCGAGGTGTCCATGCCCTGGAGGATCAGCAGCAGGCGGCGCGTCCCGCCGCTGGCCCCCTCGGCGTGCAGCCGCTCCTGCAGGTCGGACAGGCGCGGGCCGAGGGCGGCCAGCTCGGCCTTGCCGGCCGCCTTGCCGCCGTCGAAGCCGGGCGTGTCGCGGGGGTCGAGCGCGTTCAGGTCGACCGGGCCGTCCGGGACCCGCAGCAGGTCCGAGACCCGTACGGCTGCCTTGGAGCTCTTGCCCATGCGTCGCCTTTCCAGTCGGGGGACCGATGGCCGGCATCCTACGCGACCCCGGTCCTGGGAGACTGGGGTCATGACGCGCCTGTTCGTGGCCGTGCGGCCCCCGCCCGAGGTGGTCGCGCTGCTCGCGGCCCTGGAGCGGCCGGCACTCCCGGGCGTGCGCTGGTCGGTGCCCGAGCAGTGGCTGGTCAAGCTGCGCCCCCTCGGCCGCGTCGACGGCCGGGTCGTGCCGGGGCTGCGCGTCGCCCTCGAGGCCGAGCTGGCCGGGGCGCCGGCCGTGACCTGCCGGCTCGGCCCGGCGACCCGCCGCCTCGGCGGGCAGTGGCTGGGCGCGCCCGTCCACGGGCTCGACGACCTGGCCGCGGTCGTGTTCGAGGCGACCCAGGAGCTGGTGCCGGTCACCCACCCCCAGCCGTTCCAGGCCGACGTGGTCCTGGCCCGGGGCCGGGTGCCGGGGGAGCTGGCCGGCCGGCCCGTCGCCGGGTCGTGGACGGCCCGGTCGGTGTCGCTGGTGGCCGACCGCTCCGCACCCGGGGCGGTGCGGCTCGACGACCTGGCCCGCTTCCCGCTCGGGGACCCCGGGCCGGCCTGATCAGCTCCCCGAGGCCGTGCCCTGGCCGCGCGGGAGGACCGCCTCCGCGAACCCGCCGACTTCGGCCAGCCAGCGGCCGGGCAGGTCGCGGTGGAGGCAGTGGCCGCCGTCGAAGGCCACGAACCGTTCCGGACCCACGGCGACGCGGACGGCCTCGCGGTCGGGGCCCTGGAGGGCGCCGGCCCGGCCCTCGAGGAACCCGTCGCCGACCCGGCCGGCCAGGACCAGCAGCGGGACCGGGACCGCGGCCACCAGGGCCGTCAGGTCAAAGACCAGGTGGCCCCGGAGGCCGGCGGCGACCGCGGACGCGTCGGCGGCCGCGATGCCGTCGACCGAGTGCTGGACGTCCTCGTCGGCCCAGGTCGGGTTGGCCTCGCGCTCCCGGCGGACCAGGCGCTCGCGATCGTCGCGGACCAGGCGGGCGTCGGTCTCGACCCCGGCGGCCAGGGCCTCGGCGGCGCCGTCCCCCATCCTGCCGGGCGGGTCCTCGAGGACCACGGCCCGGGCCGCCCCCGGGTCCTGACCGGCCAGGGCGGCGGCCACGATGCCGCCCAGGCTGTGGCCGACCAGCAGGTCGACCGGCCCGCCGAGCCGGCCGGTGACGCCCTCCACCAGGCGGTCGAGGTCCAGCGGGCCGGTCGGCCGCGGCCAGTCGCCGTGGCCCGGCAGGTCGAGCGCGTCCACCGTCCAGCCCATGCCGGCCAGGGCCGGGCCGATCCGCCACCAGGTGGCGGCGGTGGACATCATCCCGTGGAGCAGCGCCACCCGGCCGCGGGCCGGGCCGGCGGGGTCCCAATGCAGGTTCACGCCACCTCCAGGAGGGCGGGCAGCAGATGGGCCGCGACCAGCTCGGTGGCTGGCCGCCAGCGGGGCGGGAGCTGGTCGGTCGGGGGCGGTCCGGGGTCGAAGCGGGGGTCGCCGGTGACGACCACGACCGCCCGGGCGGCGGGGACGGCGGCCACCAGCTGCCCGGCCCAGCCGGCGGCGAAGACGTGGTCGGGCGCGACCCACAGCAGGTAGCCGTACGGTCGGTCCTCGGGGGGACCGCCGCCGGTGTGGGCGGTGGCCATGTCGGCGGCGAAGGCCGGGTCCAGGAGCTGCCGGCCCCGCCAGCGGCCGCCGTCGAGCCACAGCCGGCCCAGCTTGGCCAGGTCGGCCGCGGCCAGCCGCAGATGCCCGGCGCCGTAGTGGAAGCCGTCGGGGTCCCTCGGCCAGCGCCACCCGGTGATCCCCAGGGGCGCGAACAGCCGCGGCTCGGCGTAGCCGGCCAGCGGCATGCCGACGACCGCGCTCAGGGCGGCGCCGAGCAGGTGGGCGCCGCCGTTGTCGTACCGGAACCTGGTCCCCGGCGGGTCCAGCTGCGGGGCGGCCGCGATCCGGTCCAGCCAGCCCGCCGGCAGGGCCATGACCTCGTCGATCTCGAACGGCCCGTCGGTCTCGGCCCCCCGGGTCATGGTGAGCAGCTGGCGGACGGTGTGGGCGGCCGCGGGCGTGCCGTCCAGGCGGGGCAGGACCCGGCCGGCCGGCAGGTCGAGGTCGCCCAGGCGCCCCTCGCGCACCGCGATCCCGCACAGGGTCGCCACCACCGACTTGGTCACCGAGAACACGTCGGCCACCCGCGGCCCCCGGTAGTGCCGGTCGAACACCACCTCGCCGCCGACCTCCACGAGGAGGTGGCTGGTGTGGGCGTAGGCTGGCTCGGACCGGATCGCCTCGTCGATCAGCCGGCAGGCATCCATCGGTGTGGGCACCCCGACAGTATGATCGCGGGGTCGCACGACCGTCGGAGGTTGCCATGAGGAAGCGGCGGGACCCTTCCCTTCAGGACGACGACGGCCCAAGGCTGATCTCCCTGCAGGACAAGCACGACGCCGACCGGCTGCTGCAGCAGGCCTACGCGGCCGGCGAGATCGACCTGGAGGAGCTCAAGCGCCGCCGGGGCAAGGTCTACGCGGCCGTGACCCCGCGCGAGCTGTGGAAGGCGAGCGGCCACCGGGCCGGGTCGCGGGAGCGGGCCGACAAGGCCGAGATCAAGCGCTCCATCCGCCTGCAGCTGGCGATCGTGGTCTTCGCCGCCGTCATCATGGTGTTCGTGCTGCTCGGGACCATCCTCAACGCCCAGGGGGGCACCGTGGACACGCCCATCTTCCCCTGGGACTGGGGGAGCAGCGGCGACTAGCGCCCGCCCCCCTTGACTTCCATAGTGGTGCTATTACAATAACCCCACTATGATGAAGCAGCGGCTGACCCGGGCCGAGCGGAGCGCCCAGACCCGGGCCGAGCTGATGGACTCGGCCCGGCGGCTGTTCCTGCGCCGCGGGTTCCACGCGGCCTCGCTCGAGCTGGTGGCCGAGGAGGCCGGGTTCACCATCGGGGCCGTCTACTCCCGCTTCGGCGGCAAGGCCGACCTGTTCCTGGCCATCCTCGACGAGCGGATCGACCAGCTCGTGGCCGAGGTGGCCGAGGTGGCCCGCACCGACCAGCCCATCCCGGCCCACGCCGAGCTGCTGGCCGGGCGGCGCATGGCCCTGCTGGAGCGGGAGCGCGAGTGGTTCCCGCTGGTGGTCGAGTTCTGGGCCCACGCGGCCCGGGACGAGCGCCTGCGGCGCGAGTTCGCCGCCCGCCACGAGCGCCTGGTCGGGGCCTACGCCGGCCTCATCGAGGCCGACTACGCCCGCCTCGGCCTGCCCCTGCCCCTGGCCCCCGAGGTGCTGGCCAGGGCGGTGGTGGCGATGGGCAACGGCGTCGCCCTGGAGCGGCTGGCCGACCCCGACCGGGTGCCCGAGGGGCTGCTGTCCACCATGGCCATCGCCTTCCTGCGGGGCGCGGCCGCCGGCGACCCGGCGGCGGAACGGAGGTCCTGACATGGACGCCACCTACCAGGCCAAGCGGATCACCGACATGGCGGGAGCGATGCGCCTGGCCCGCGAGCTCATCGGGCACGACCACTGGAGCGCCGAGCAGCTGGAGGCCTTCCAGCGCCGGCGGCTCGATGAGGTCGTGCGGCACGCCACGGCCAGCTCGCCCTTCTACCGCGAGCGCTACGCCGGCCTCGACCCCGGCGACCCGGTCGAGCTGCGGCGCCTGCCGGTGGTCGACAAGGCGACGGTGATGGAGCGCTTCGACGACCTGGTCACCGACCGGCGGCTCACCCTGGCCGCGGTCGAGGCCCACCTGGACGGCCTGGACCGCGACGAGCTGCTGCTGGGCCGCTACCGGGCCATGGCCACCGGCGGGAGCACCGGCCGCAAGGGCGTGTTCGTCACCGACCGGGCCGAGTGGCGCCAGTACCTGGCCGGCTTGTTCCGCTGGAACCACTACGTGGGGCTCCGGCCCCGGCTGCCGCGGCGG of the Actinomycetota bacterium genome contains:
- a CDS encoding class I SAM-dependent methyltransferase, producing the protein MPRPAVRSPERIRWAVRVMAPDPGDRLLEIGCGPGVAVSLVCEQLAGGRITAIDRSPTAIRRAAARNAGHVAAGRAVLRTADLESLRPTDLPEGPGGYDKVFAMNVNLFWVRTPARELELIRALLAPGGALFLFYGYGTPGRGPATVPDALAGHLTDGGFTVEALTGPSVAGVVARPVGSRRAPA
- a CDS encoding polyphosphate kinase 2 family protein; protein product: MGKSSKAAVRVSDLLRVPDGPVDLNALDPRDTPGFDGGKAAGKAELAALGPRLSDLQERLHAEGASGGTRRLLLILQGMDTSGKGGTIRHVIGQVDPQGCTVVSFRAPTREELAHDFLWRIRRRVPGPGKLGVFDRSHYEDVLVVRVHNLVPRSAWSRRYAAINRFEARLVSDDIRVVKVFLHISKEEQRQRLLARLDEPTKHWKFNPRDIDERAFWADYQEAYAAALERCSTDVAPWYRVPADRKWYRDWAVAKLLVEQLEDMKLSWPAADFDVEEQRARLLADA
- a CDS encoding alpha/beta hydrolase, which translates into the protein MNLHWDPAGPARGRVALLHGMMSTAATWWRIGPALAGMGWTVDALDLPGHGDWPRPTGPLDLDRLVEGVTGRLGGPVDLLVGHSLGGIVAAALAGQDPGAARAVVLEDPPGRMGDGAAEALAAGVETDARLVRDDRERLVRREREANPTWADEDVQHSVDGIAAADASAVAAGLRGHLVFDLTALVAAVPVPLLVLAGRVGDGFLEGRAGALQGPDREAVRVAVGPERFVAFDGGHCLHRDLPGRWLAEVGGFAEAVLPRGQGTASGS
- a CDS encoding serine hydrolase, producing the protein MPTPMDACRLIDEAIRSEPAYAHTSHLLVEVGGEVVFDRHYRGPRVADVFSVTKSVVATLCGIAVREGRLGDLDLPAGRVLPRLDGTPAAAHTVRQLLTMTRGAETDGPFEIDEVMALPAGWLDRIAAAPQLDPPGTRFRYDNGGAHLLGAALSAVVGMPLAGYAEPRLFAPLGITGWRWPRDPDGFHYGAGHLRLAAADLAKLGRLWLDGGRWRGRQLLDPAFAADMATAHTGGGPPEDRPYGYLLWVAPDHVFAAGWAGQLVAAVPAARAVVVVTGDPRFDPGPPPTDQLPPRWRPATELVAAHLLPALLEVA
- a CDS encoding DUF1707 domain-containing protein, producing MRKRRDPSLQDDDGPRLISLQDKHDADRLLQQAYAAGEIDLEELKRRRGKVYAAVTPRELWKASGHRAGSRERADKAEIKRSIRLQLAIVVFAAVIMVFVLLGTILNAQGGTVDTPIFPWDWGSSGD
- a CDS encoding TetR/AcrR family transcriptional regulator, which codes for MMKQRLTRAERSAQTRAELMDSARRLFLRRGFHAASLELVAEEAGFTIGAVYSRFGGKADLFLAILDERIDQLVAEVAEVARTDQPIPAHAELLAGRRMALLEREREWFPLVVEFWAHAARDERLRREFAARHERLVGAYAGLIEADYARLGLPLPLAPEVLARAVVAMGNGVALERLADPDRVPEGLLSTMAIAFLRGAAAGDPAAERRS